A genomic region of Gossypium hirsutum isolate 1008001.06 chromosome D01, Gossypium_hirsutum_v2.1, whole genome shotgun sequence contains the following coding sequences:
- the LOC107920932 gene encoding glucan endo-1,3-beta-glucosidase 7: MASLSFFNFLILFLSAIAVSDAGSVGINYGRVADNLPPPDKVVQLLKSQGVAKVKIFDSDSAVLTALANSGISVVVCLPNEQLASAANDQSFSDGWVQANIAKYYPATKIEAIAIGNEVIAENITDTTKFVVPAMKTIQASLVKLKLDSNIKVSSPVAISCLGNSYPASAGSFKTNQVQSTIIPMLDFLRETGSYLMVNVYPFFAYKDNSKTISLDYSLFKDNPGVVDSGNGLRYKSLFEAQVDAVYAAMSALTYDDLKLVVTETGWPSAGDAAEVGASQDNAAAYNGNLVRRVLTGNGTPLRPNDPLNVYIFALFNENQKPGPTSERNYGLFYPNEQRVYNIPLSQKGLNGNQSPPASNVNQTAPVNNWGGVSKATSGQTWCMASPNAEAEELQEGLDYACGEGGADCGPIQPNGACYNPNSLVAHASYAYNSYYQKKARVSGSCFFSGTAYVSTQPPSFGNCQFPTGY, from the exons ATGGCTTCCCTATCTTTTTTCAACTTTCTCATTCTTTTCCTTTCAGCCATTGCTGTttcag ATGCTGGTTCGGTTGGGATTAACTATGGTCGAGTGGCCGACAACTTGCCACCACCGGACAAAGTCGTGCAACTGTTGAAATCACAGGGCGTGGCGAAAGTGAAGATATTCGATAGCGACTCTGCGGTCCTAACAGCTTTGGCAAACTCGGGGATCAGCGTGGTTGTCTGTCTTCCGAACGAACAGCTCGCCTCGGCGGCCAATGATCAGTCATTTTCCGACGGTTGGGTTCAAGCCAACATAGCTAAGTACTACCCTGCAACGAAGATCGAAGCCATAGCTATCGGAAACGAAGTTATCGCGGAGAATATAACTGACACGACAAAATTCGTTGTACCCGCCATGAAAACCATCCAGGCTTCACTGGTTAAATTAAAGTTGGATTCCAACATCAAAGTCTCATCCCCTGTTGCTATCAGTTGCTTGGGAAACTCGTACCCTGCATCGGCCGGTTCGTTCAAAACGAACCAGGTACAATCTACGATTATACCCATGTTGGATTTCTTGAGAGAAACCGGGTCCTACCTCATGGTCAATGTTTATCCTTTCTTCGCATACAAAGATAACAGTAAAACAATCTCACTCGACTACTCTTTGTTCAAAGACAATCCCGGGGTGGTTGATTCGGGTAACGGGTTGAGATACAAAAGCCTTTTCGAAGCTCAAGTCGACGCCGTTTATGCCGCCATGTCGGCTCTTACATATGATGACTTAAAGTTGGTGGTGACGGAGACAGGGTGGCCTTCAGCCGGGGATGCGGCTGAAGTTGGTGCAAGCCAAGACAACGCGGCGGCGTATAATGGTAACTTAGTACGAAGAGTTTTGACCGGAAATGGAACCCCTTTGAGACCCAACGATCCACTTAATGTATACATATTTGCTTTGTTTAACGAGAACCAAAAACCAGGTCCGACATCAGAGAGAAACTATGGGTTATTTTACCCTAATGAACAAAGGGTATATAACATACCGTTATCACAAAAGGGGCTGAATGGTAACCAGTCACCACCGGCGAGCAACGTGAATCAGACGGCGCCTGTGAACAACTGGGGAGGAGTGTCAAAGGCGACGTCAGGGCAGACCTGGTGCATGGCGAGCCCCAACGCTGAGGCGGAGGAGCTGCAGGAGGGGTTGGATTATGCTTGTGGTGAGGGAGGGGCTGATTGTGGGCCAATTCAACCAAATGGTGCTTGTTATAATCCAAATTCACTCGTTGCACATGCCTCGTATGCTTACAATAGTTACTATCAAAAGAAGGCACGTGTGAGTGGGTCATGCTTTTTCAGCGGTACCGCTTACGTCTCCACCCAACCTCCTT